A DNA window from Paralichthys olivaceus isolate ysfri-2021 chromosome 3, ASM2471397v2, whole genome shotgun sequence contains the following coding sequences:
- the gtpbp3 gene encoding tRNA modification GTPase GTPBP3, mitochondrial isoform X2, translating to MFPSVGRGMWRAAVHTLRTRRAPAFRLLNTHDSTPAALADAETIFALSSGHGRCGVAVVRVSGPSSATALRCMAGLTHCLPPPRTALLRSITDPHGKEVLDRGLVIWFPAPHSFTGEDSVEFHIHGGSAVITAVLQGLGSVPGMRPAEAGEFTRRAFQAGKLGLTEVEGLGDLIHAETEAQRRQALRQMSGDLGRLYQDWSHRLKRCLAHVEAFIDFSEDELIEDGVLNQVDRSVSHLQAEMERHLKDERKGERLRSGVQVVIAGATNAGKSSLLNTLCQRPAAIVSPIAGTTRDIVETALDIGGFPVLLSDTAGLRDSSDLVEREGVRRARERVEQADLTLVVVDCALVATDAQQAAAFLQGHLRSVLPAQEQTDTDRCLLVLNKTDLLPEGERQKLDKELRQVSGLPPVCLISCHTDEGLQDFLTLLHSSVKTLCGDPLSGAPTLTQARHRAHLQQCLAALAQYKLYRDTDLALAAEGVRLALTSLGRITGRVGAEEILDIIFKDFCIGK from the exons ATGTTTCCAAGTGTCGGTCGTGGGATGTGGAGAGCTGCCGTCCACACACTCAGAACCAG AAGAGCTCCAGCGTTCAGGCTCCTGAACACCCACGACAGCACCCCAGCTGCCCTGGCTGATGCTGAGACTATCTTTGCACTGTCGTCAGGTCATGGCAGGTGTGGGGTCGCTGTGGTGCGAGTGAGCGGTCCGTCCTCAGCTACAGCACTGCGGTGTATGGCTGGGCTCACACACTGCCTACCTCCTCCTCGCACCGCCCTGCTGCGCAGCATCACAGACCCCCACGGCAAAGAAGTGTTGGACCGAGGACTCGTCATCTGGTTCCCAG CTCCTCATAGTTTCACAGGAGAGGACAGTGTTGAGTTCCACATCCACGGTGGTTCTGCTGTCATCACCGCTGTCTTACAGGGTCTAG gaAGCGTGCCTGGCATGAGGCCTGCTGAAGCTGGGGAGTTCACGCGGAGGGCCTTTCAAGCTGGGAAACTGGGTTTAACAGAG GTGGAGGGACTCGGGGATCTGATCCACGCTGAGACGGAGGCCCAGAGGAGACAGGCTCTCAGGCAGATGTCAGGAGATCTGGGACGCCTCTACCAAGACTGGAGCCACAGACTGAAACGG tgtctggCTCATGTCGAGGCCTTCATCGACTTCAGCGAGGATGAACTCATTGAGGACGGGGTCTTAAACCAAG TGGACAGATCGGTGAGCCATTTACAAGCAGAGATGGAGCGACACTTAAAGGACGAGAGGAAGGGCGAGCGGCTTCGCAGTGGAGTTCAGGTGGTCATCGCTGGAGCTACTAACGCGGGGAAAAGTAGCCTCCTTAACACACTCT GCCAGAGACCTGCTGCCATTGTGTCCCCCATTGCTGGGACCACCAGGGACATAGTGGAGACGGCTCTGGACATCGGTGGCTTCCCCGTCCTCTTGAGTGACACGGCAGGCCTCAGAGACAGCTCGGAcctggtggagagagagggCGTCCGCAGAGCTCGGGAGAG GGTGGAGCAGGCAGATCTGACTCTGGTGGTTGTGGACTGTGCTCTCGTCGCCACTGACGCTCAGCAGGCTGCAGCTTTTCTTCAGGGACACCTGAGGAGCGTGCTGCCCGCCCAGGAGCAGACGGACACAG ACAGGTGTCTCCTGGTGCTGAATAAGACTGACCTGCTGCctgaaggtgagagacagaagCTGGACAAGGAGCTGAGACAGGTCTCTGGActtcctcctgtctgtctcatctCGTGTCACACTGATGAAGGGCTGCAGGACTTCCTCACTCTGCTGCACAGCTCTGTCAAAACTCT GTGTGGCGATCCCCTGTCTGGTGCCCCCACCCTGACCCAGGCTCGCCACAGGGCCCACCTGCAGCAGTGCTTGGCAGCCCTGGCTCAGTACAAGCTGTACCGCGACACCGACCTCGCTCTGGCAGCCGAAGGCGTCCGGTTGGCTCTCACCAGCCTGGGCCGGATCACTGGACGAGTCGGGGCAGAGGAGATCCTGGACATCATCTTCAAAGATTTCTGCATTGGAAAATAG
- the gtpbp3 gene encoding tRNA modification GTPase GTPBP3, mitochondrial isoform X1, with product MFPSVGRGMWRAAVHTLRTSRRAPAFRLLNTHDSTPAALADAETIFALSSGHGRCGVAVVRVSGPSSATALRCMAGLTHCLPPPRTALLRSITDPHGKEVLDRGLVIWFPAPHSFTGEDSVEFHIHGGSAVITAVLQGLGSVPGMRPAEAGEFTRRAFQAGKLGLTEVEGLGDLIHAETEAQRRQALRQMSGDLGRLYQDWSHRLKRCLAHVEAFIDFSEDELIEDGVLNQVDRSVSHLQAEMERHLKDERKGERLRSGVQVVIAGATNAGKSSLLNTLCQRPAAIVSPIAGTTRDIVETALDIGGFPVLLSDTAGLRDSSDLVEREGVRRARERVEQADLTLVVVDCALVATDAQQAAAFLQGHLRSVLPAQEQTDTDRCLLVLNKTDLLPEGERQKLDKELRQVSGLPPVCLISCHTDEGLQDFLTLLHSSVKTLCGDPLSGAPTLTQARHRAHLQQCLAALAQYKLYRDTDLALAAEGVRLALTSLGRITGRVGAEEILDIIFKDFCIGK from the exons ATGTTTCCAAGTGTCGGTCGTGGGATGTGGAGAGCTGCCGTCCACACACTCAGAACCAG cAGAAGAGCTCCAGCGTTCAGGCTCCTGAACACCCACGACAGCACCCCAGCTGCCCTGGCTGATGCTGAGACTATCTTTGCACTGTCGTCAGGTCATGGCAGGTGTGGGGTCGCTGTGGTGCGAGTGAGCGGTCCGTCCTCAGCTACAGCACTGCGGTGTATGGCTGGGCTCACACACTGCCTACCTCCTCCTCGCACCGCCCTGCTGCGCAGCATCACAGACCCCCACGGCAAAGAAGTGTTGGACCGAGGACTCGTCATCTGGTTCCCAG CTCCTCATAGTTTCACAGGAGAGGACAGTGTTGAGTTCCACATCCACGGTGGTTCTGCTGTCATCACCGCTGTCTTACAGGGTCTAG gaAGCGTGCCTGGCATGAGGCCTGCTGAAGCTGGGGAGTTCACGCGGAGGGCCTTTCAAGCTGGGAAACTGGGTTTAACAGAG GTGGAGGGACTCGGGGATCTGATCCACGCTGAGACGGAGGCCCAGAGGAGACAGGCTCTCAGGCAGATGTCAGGAGATCTGGGACGCCTCTACCAAGACTGGAGCCACAGACTGAAACGG tgtctggCTCATGTCGAGGCCTTCATCGACTTCAGCGAGGATGAACTCATTGAGGACGGGGTCTTAAACCAAG TGGACAGATCGGTGAGCCATTTACAAGCAGAGATGGAGCGACACTTAAAGGACGAGAGGAAGGGCGAGCGGCTTCGCAGTGGAGTTCAGGTGGTCATCGCTGGAGCTACTAACGCGGGGAAAAGTAGCCTCCTTAACACACTCT GCCAGAGACCTGCTGCCATTGTGTCCCCCATTGCTGGGACCACCAGGGACATAGTGGAGACGGCTCTGGACATCGGTGGCTTCCCCGTCCTCTTGAGTGACACGGCAGGCCTCAGAGACAGCTCGGAcctggtggagagagagggCGTCCGCAGAGCTCGGGAGAG GGTGGAGCAGGCAGATCTGACTCTGGTGGTTGTGGACTGTGCTCTCGTCGCCACTGACGCTCAGCAGGCTGCAGCTTTTCTTCAGGGACACCTGAGGAGCGTGCTGCCCGCCCAGGAGCAGACGGACACAG ACAGGTGTCTCCTGGTGCTGAATAAGACTGACCTGCTGCctgaaggtgagagacagaagCTGGACAAGGAGCTGAGACAGGTCTCTGGActtcctcctgtctgtctcatctCGTGTCACACTGATGAAGGGCTGCAGGACTTCCTCACTCTGCTGCACAGCTCTGTCAAAACTCT GTGTGGCGATCCCCTGTCTGGTGCCCCCACCCTGACCCAGGCTCGCCACAGGGCCCACCTGCAGCAGTGCTTGGCAGCCCTGGCTCAGTACAAGCTGTACCGCGACACCGACCTCGCTCTGGCAGCCGAAGGCGTCCGGTTGGCTCTCACCAGCCTGGGCCGGATCACTGGACGAGTCGGGGCAGAGGAGATCCTGGACATCATCTTCAAAGATTTCTGCATTGGAAAATAG